In Spodoptera frugiperda isolate SF20-4 chromosome 13, AGI-APGP_CSIRO_Sfru_2.0, whole genome shotgun sequence, the following are encoded in one genomic region:
- the LOC118270670 gene encoding rho-related BTB domain-containing protein 1 isoform X2: MDNEQPHQELVKCVVVGDTAVGKTRLICARACNKHVSLSQLMTTHVPTVWAIDQYRIYKDVLERSWEVVDGVNVSLRLWDTFGDHEKDRRFAYGRSDVVLLCFSITNPISLRNCGAMWYPEIRRFCPNTPILLVGCKNDLRYMYRDETYLNYCKDRSPFIRAPRKSDLVMPDQGRALAHEFGIYYYETSVFTYYGVNEVFENAIRAALIARRQQRFWMTNLKRVQRPLLQAPFRPPRPMEPEVAVVNSTYLENMTTLLRQQYFSDMVIICGAKGFPVHRFMLAAACEAFHRLLATDAVTLSADLARSSSESSMVSSMGEATTGEFNEDTEYLIRQDQAKQMRVWDQIKRRSSCQILPLSDSCKKPPDLYREVNHPAINSIRVVKCDKIQHATSQTQTIVTMSKLISQTVMQEIINFIYTGALDSSAFKQQEIRQAAELLGFHELTKLSQFILDQHLLFDKGFMLQFHTPLGGRLRDMYVERALFADVTFDLDDGIHLAHRAVLMARCDPMKAMFQGHFRESTSRVISFPGVKMYAFHILLSYIYSDKIPAVDPLRCLELLELANRLCMNRLVNLVEARVIDQLQQRDRVCGDDDQVVEIALSLLEPVKLHNAHNLADWCMWRLCGAYDRVCRARHLSQPSRDYLSDNRWPPVWYVKEYDYYQKCVNEQSKEQKELRPTTSLQANQQTGCLCFSSKVRRASEAGGADVTTALCRAGDAGGAGAAGGTQDAPPL, translated from the exons ATGGACAACGAGCAGCCTCACCAGGAGTTGGTGAAGTGCGTGGTGGTGGGAGACACGGCCGTGGGCAAGACTCGGCTGATATGTGCCCGGGCATGCAACAAGCACGTGTCGCTGTCACAGCTCATGACCACACATGTACCGACCGTGTGGGCTATAGACCAGTACCGGATATATAAAGAT gtGCTAGAAAGATCTTGGGAAGTGGTTGATGGTGTGAATGTATCACTGCGTCTATGGGACACCTTTGGAGACCATGAAAAAGATAGAAGATTCGCTTATGGAAG ATCTGATGTAGTTCTCCTCTGCTTTTCTATAACAAACCCCATATCTTTGAGGAACTGTGGGGCTATGTGGTATCCCGAGATTag ACGATTCTGCCCTAATACACCGATTTTATTAGTGGGATGTAAAAACGATCTACGCTACATGTATAGAGAcgaaacatatttaaattattgtaaagacCGCAGCCCTTTTATTAG GGCTCCAAGAAAAAGTGACCTAGTAATGCCGGACCAGGGTCGCGCCCTAGCGCATGAGTTCGGCATATATTACTATGAGACATCGGTATTCACTTACTATGGAGTCAACGAGGTTTTCGAGAACGCCATCAGAGCTGCCTTGATTGCTAGGAGACAGCAACGGTTTTGGATGACTAACCTGAAGAGGGTTCAACGACCTTTGTTACAG GCCCCATTCCGCCCCCCTCGTCCCATGGAGCCCGAGGTGGCGGTGGTGAACAGCACGTACTTGGAGAACATGACCACGCTACTGCGGCAACAG TATTTCTCGGACATGGTGATAATATGCGGCGCGAAGGGGTTCCCGGTGCACCGGTTCATGTTGGCGGCGGCGTGCGAGGCCTTCCACCGCCTGCTGGCCACGGACGCCGTCACCCTCTCCGCCGACCTCGCCCGCAGCTCCAGCGAGAGCAGCATG GTGAGCAGTATGGGCGAGGCGACTACGGGCGAGTTCAACGAGGACACTGAGTACTTGATACGACAGGACCAAGCGAAACAGATGAG GGTTTGGGATCAGATAAAGCGTCGCTCGTCGTGTCAGATCCTGCCTCTGAGCGACAGCTGTAAGAAGCCTCCGGACTTGTATCGGGAGGTCAACCATCCGGCCATTAACTCCATTAGAGTTGTCAAG TGCGACAAAATCCAACACGCGACCTCCCAAACACAAACCATAGTTACTATGAGCAAGTTAATATCACAGACTGTCATGCAAGAGATCATCAACTTCATATACACCGGCGCTTTAGACAGCAGCGCCTTCAAACAACAG GAGATCAGACAGGCGGCGGAACTGCTAGGCTTCCATGAGCTCACCAAACTGAGCCAGTTCATACTGGACCAACATCTGTTGTTCGACAAGGGATTCATGCTGCAGTTTCATACG CCTCTAGGCGGTCGTCTCCGCGACATGTACGTGGAGCGCGCCCTGTTCGCGGACGTGACGTTCGACCTGGACGACGGCATCCACCTCGCGCACCGCGCCGTGCTCATGGCGCGCTGCGATCCCATGAAGGCCATGTTCCAGGGACACTTCAGGGAAAGCACTTCTAGGGTG ATATCGTTCCCGGGTGTGAAAATGTACGCGTTCCACATTCTCCTAAGCTACATCTACAGCGATAAGATACCAGCGGTGGACCCCCTGCGGTGTTTGGAACTGTTGGAGCTAGCTAACAGGCTGTGTATGAACCGCCTCGTCAATCTCGTGGAGGCTAGGGTCATAGACCAACTGCAGCAGAGAGATCG AGTATGTGGTGATGACGATCAAGTTGTTGAGATAGCACTGTCACTCCTAGAGCCTGTTAAG CTGCACAACGCGCACAACCTGGCGGACTGGTGCATGTGGCGGCTGTGCGGGGCGTACGACCGCGTGTGTCGCGCCCGGCATCTGTCGCAGCCCTCCCGGGACTACCTCTCCGACAACCGGTGGCCGCCCGTCTG GTACGTGAAAGAGTACGACTACTATCAGAAGTGTGTGAACGAGCAGAGTAAAGAACAGAAGGAGCTACGGCCCACCACTTCTCTGCAAGCCAATCAACAGACTGGCTGCCTATGTTTTTCTA GCAAGGTCCGGCGCGCCAGCGAGGCGGGCGGCGCGGACGTGACGACGGCGCTGTGTCGCGCGGGGGACGCGGGGGGAGCGGGGGCCGCGGGGGGCACACAGGACGCGCCG
- the LOC118270670 gene encoding rho-related BTB domain-containing protein 1 isoform X1, translating into MDNEQPHQELVKCVVVGDTAVGKTRLICARACNKHVSLSQLMTTHVPTVWAIDQYRIYKDVLERSWEVVDGVNVSLRLWDTFGDHEKDRRFAYGRSDVVLLCFSITNPISLRNCGAMWYPEIRRFCPNTPILLVGCKNDLRYMYRDETYLNYCKDRSPFIRAPRKSDLVMPDQGRALAHEFGIYYYETSVFTYYGVNEVFENAIRAALIARRQQRFWMTNLKRVQRPLLQAPFRPPRPMEPEVAVVNSTYLENMTTLLRQQYFSDMVIICGAKGFPVHRFMLAAACEAFHRLLATDAVTLSADLARSSSESSMVSSMGEATTGEFNEDTEYLIRQDQAKQMRVWDQIKRRSSCQILPLSDSCKKPPDLYREVNHPAINSIRVVKCDKIQHATSQTQTIVTMSKLISQTVMQEIINFIYTGALDSSAFKQQSAAIGLLLEIRQAAELLGFHELTKLSQFILDQHLLFDKGFMLQFHTPLGGRLRDMYVERALFADVTFDLDDGIHLAHRAVLMARCDPMKAMFQGHFRESTSRVISFPGVKMYAFHILLSYIYSDKIPAVDPLRCLELLELANRLCMNRLVNLVEARVIDQLQQRDRVCGDDDQVVEIALSLLEPVKLHNAHNLADWCMWRLCGAYDRVCRARHLSQPSRDYLSDNRWPPVWYVKEYDYYQKCVNEQSKEQKELRPTTSLQANQQTGCLCFSSKVRRASEAGGADVTTALCRAGDAGGAGAAGGTQDAPPL; encoded by the exons ATGGACAACGAGCAGCCTCACCAGGAGTTGGTGAAGTGCGTGGTGGTGGGAGACACGGCCGTGGGCAAGACTCGGCTGATATGTGCCCGGGCATGCAACAAGCACGTGTCGCTGTCACAGCTCATGACCACACATGTACCGACCGTGTGGGCTATAGACCAGTACCGGATATATAAAGAT gtGCTAGAAAGATCTTGGGAAGTGGTTGATGGTGTGAATGTATCACTGCGTCTATGGGACACCTTTGGAGACCATGAAAAAGATAGAAGATTCGCTTATGGAAG ATCTGATGTAGTTCTCCTCTGCTTTTCTATAACAAACCCCATATCTTTGAGGAACTGTGGGGCTATGTGGTATCCCGAGATTag ACGATTCTGCCCTAATACACCGATTTTATTAGTGGGATGTAAAAACGATCTACGCTACATGTATAGAGAcgaaacatatttaaattattgtaaagacCGCAGCCCTTTTATTAG GGCTCCAAGAAAAAGTGACCTAGTAATGCCGGACCAGGGTCGCGCCCTAGCGCATGAGTTCGGCATATATTACTATGAGACATCGGTATTCACTTACTATGGAGTCAACGAGGTTTTCGAGAACGCCATCAGAGCTGCCTTGATTGCTAGGAGACAGCAACGGTTTTGGATGACTAACCTGAAGAGGGTTCAACGACCTTTGTTACAG GCCCCATTCCGCCCCCCTCGTCCCATGGAGCCCGAGGTGGCGGTGGTGAACAGCACGTACTTGGAGAACATGACCACGCTACTGCGGCAACAG TATTTCTCGGACATGGTGATAATATGCGGCGCGAAGGGGTTCCCGGTGCACCGGTTCATGTTGGCGGCGGCGTGCGAGGCCTTCCACCGCCTGCTGGCCACGGACGCCGTCACCCTCTCCGCCGACCTCGCCCGCAGCTCCAGCGAGAGCAGCATG GTGAGCAGTATGGGCGAGGCGACTACGGGCGAGTTCAACGAGGACACTGAGTACTTGATACGACAGGACCAAGCGAAACAGATGAG GGTTTGGGATCAGATAAAGCGTCGCTCGTCGTGTCAGATCCTGCCTCTGAGCGACAGCTGTAAGAAGCCTCCGGACTTGTATCGGGAGGTCAACCATCCGGCCATTAACTCCATTAGAGTTGTCAAG TGCGACAAAATCCAACACGCGACCTCCCAAACACAAACCATAGTTACTATGAGCAAGTTAATATCACAGACTGTCATGCAAGAGATCATCAACTTCATATACACCGGCGCTTTAGACAGCAGCGCCTTCAAACAACAG TCGGCTGCTATCGGATTGTTACTG GAGATCAGACAGGCGGCGGAACTGCTAGGCTTCCATGAGCTCACCAAACTGAGCCAGTTCATACTGGACCAACATCTGTTGTTCGACAAGGGATTCATGCTGCAGTTTCATACG CCTCTAGGCGGTCGTCTCCGCGACATGTACGTGGAGCGCGCCCTGTTCGCGGACGTGACGTTCGACCTGGACGACGGCATCCACCTCGCGCACCGCGCCGTGCTCATGGCGCGCTGCGATCCCATGAAGGCCATGTTCCAGGGACACTTCAGGGAAAGCACTTCTAGGGTG ATATCGTTCCCGGGTGTGAAAATGTACGCGTTCCACATTCTCCTAAGCTACATCTACAGCGATAAGATACCAGCGGTGGACCCCCTGCGGTGTTTGGAACTGTTGGAGCTAGCTAACAGGCTGTGTATGAACCGCCTCGTCAATCTCGTGGAGGCTAGGGTCATAGACCAACTGCAGCAGAGAGATCG AGTATGTGGTGATGACGATCAAGTTGTTGAGATAGCACTGTCACTCCTAGAGCCTGTTAAG CTGCACAACGCGCACAACCTGGCGGACTGGTGCATGTGGCGGCTGTGCGGGGCGTACGACCGCGTGTGTCGCGCCCGGCATCTGTCGCAGCCCTCCCGGGACTACCTCTCCGACAACCGGTGGCCGCCCGTCTG GTACGTGAAAGAGTACGACTACTATCAGAAGTGTGTGAACGAGCAGAGTAAAGAACAGAAGGAGCTACGGCCCACCACTTCTCTGCAAGCCAATCAACAGACTGGCTGCCTATGTTTTTCTA GCAAGGTCCGGCGCGCCAGCGAGGCGGGCGGCGCGGACGTGACGACGGCGCTGTGTCGCGCGGGGGACGCGGGGGGAGCGGGGGCCGCGGGGGGCACACAGGACGCGCCG